ttggtgattttggtTTAGTTGTTGTATCTTATTGTTTTCTTATTTAATGTATGGATTACAGGCGTACATTGCGATCGGATTTGCCGCATTGGCCATAGTTTCGGTAATGGGTGCTCCAGCCGCCGAAGAGTCTGGCCCAATCGACAAACGAAGCATCGGGGAAACAGTCGACTATTACGATCACGTGCTACATCCAGACTTGGAGAAGATTCATCAACAGGAGAACGAGGTTCAGCACCAGGAGCTGCACCACGAGCAGCATGGAGATGATCAGCAATATCAGCAATATCATCATGATCATCATCAACTCCAGCTTCAGCAcgatcatcaacatcatcaacaGCAGGATGAAAAGTGGTCTCAACCTGATGAGACCCTAAACAAGGCCGAGGAATACCAGCGTTTGATCCAGCAACACCAAGAATGGGAATCTCATAAGCAGCATTCGGAACCTGCTCATCATCAACATCACCATAATCAGCAGCATCACCAtcatcaacagcagcaacatcaacatcatcatcatgtgCAGCACTACAGTCATGTTCCAGAACATCAGGTTCATTACCAACCTCAGCATCAGAATAGCTACCATCAAGCTCAGCATGAACACAGCCATCATCACGCTCAACCTCAGCACCATTTCTCCGAGCATCAAGAACATCATCAGGTCCATCATCACTACCCACAAGCTCAGGCCTTGGTTCAGCAGCAACCTCATCAACCAGTCTACAAGACCAAGCCTGTTCATCATCAGAAGGAATCAGTCAGCTATCACTATGCTGCTCCTCAGCAAGAGAACCATAATCTGCACTCAAGCCTACCCCAAAAGCTGCCTTATACGGCTGAGTTCCAGAAGCACACCCAGATCCCCATGAACTTGGTGGTTCATCAACCTCAACATCAAGGTCACCACCACGTGATCCCAACTCATCAGGACAAACCTCTGGTAATCGAAAAGCCAGTGCCCTTCTACGTCGAGAAGCAGGTGCCCTACCACGTAGATCGTCCAGTGCCCTACCCAGTCAAGGTCCCCGTTGAAAACCCAATCCACAAAGATGTCAGCGTCATCCGGATCCCCAAGCCGGTTGCAGTTCATGTTGAGAAACCCTACCCGATCTACGTGCAGCATCCGGTGTACGTGGAGAAGCCGGTCCCCGTTCAGGTCGTCATCatgaaggagaagaagaagCCGATGTTCCCGTTCCTCGGGTTCTAAGCGGTGCCCTAAGTCCTTCAAAGTCTCTTTTTAGTAGTGAGGTGTCTGAAAAAGAAGAGACTCCAAAGTGTGTGCAATAGTTGCGCGATTGCTTGTATGAGTTAGCTAGATAGATCCTGTAATATTATTGTTGTTCCTGTTTGTTATACGActtgttaaataaattatttattatgaattgttaattttctcgagcttgttttattatttcattacTGTTTGACTACAACTCAAGTTTcttcgaaattttcgttttccaatttcaattGAAAGCCGAACTACAAACTTCACTTGACTTCAAACACTTAAACGGAAAAAAAGCTTATAGATGTTACGAAATTGTCTTTTTTGGTTTTAGAATGAGGGCAGACTCAAGGGTTATATAGTAAATTTCACAAGGCTGGTGGAGTTTTCCGAATTCTGTATGTAGAATTGGGCACGATACTTCTTTTCTTTAATTCAGTGGAGAAGCAATAGGGTCTAGGATAGGGTTGGCAtacgtcccgcaaaagcgggacattttccGCCGTCTCGCTTTTTGCTCataatgtcccgcttttttcaactaaggtttcaaattaaaaaaaaaacaagtttgcctacgtttgatttatttttctatatcAAAACCACACATCTCACCAATAAGATGgttacttttttttgaattcttatatcttcgggaatgattttttaaatctttctaTGCAACTCCTACGAATGTCAGATTACAATCTATCAAATAAGACAgtacatttaaagttttaagcaaaactgttttattttaatatgttatttgttatgaactttttcTTTGTCAAGCTGCATTTGAGTATGTGACATGGTCACATTATGACACGCCATGTGACTcatacttttttctattttttaaactgatagaaatcagatgtaaatcaatgttaaaaatcgttttctttattcaaaataacgTTTATGTAATTCAGTGTTGAAAAGTGAACATTTGGATATTCgaaacagtat
This sequence is a window from Uranotaenia lowii strain MFRU-FL chromosome 3, ASM2978415v1, whole genome shotgun sequence. Protein-coding genes within it:
- the LOC129757983 gene encoding putative cyclin-dependent serine/threonine-protein kinase DDB_G0272797/DDB_G0274007; this translates as MKAYIAIGFAALAIVSVMGAPAAEESGPIDKRSIGETVDYYDHVLHPDLEKIHQQENEVQHQELHHEQHGDDQQYQQYHHDHHQLQLQHDHQHHQQQDEKWSQPDETLNKAEEYQRLIQQHQEWESHKQHSEPAHHQHHHNQQHHHHQQQQHQHHHHVQHYSHVPEHQVHYQPQHQNSYHQAQHEHSHHHAQPQHHFSEHQEHHQVHHHYPQAQALVQQQPHQPVYKTKPVHHQKESVSYHYAAPQQENHNLHSSLPQKLPYTAEFQKHTQIPMNLVVHQPQHQGHHHVIPTHQDKPLVIEKPVPFYVEKQVPYHVDRPVPYPVKVPVENPIHKDVSVIRIPKPVAVHVEKPYPIYVQHPVYVEKPVPVQVVIMKEKKKPMFPFLGF